A part of Cannabis sativa cultivar Pink pepper isolate KNU-18-1 chromosome 6, ASM2916894v1, whole genome shotgun sequence genomic DNA contains:
- the LOC115725280 gene encoding uncharacterized protein LOC115725280 has protein sequence MAQPESNQLQQAQLAAILGPDTAPFETLISHLMSSSNEQRSQAELLFNLCKQTDPDSLSLKLAHLLQFSPHPEGRAMSAILLRKQLTRDDSYLWPRLTPATQASLKSILLSCIQREEAKSISKKLCDTVSELASGILPDNGWPELLPFMFQCVSSDSPKLQESAFLIFAQLSQYIGDSLVPHIKELHAVFLHCLNSSSSSDVKIAALNAVINFIQCLSNSGDRDRFQDLLPAMMRTLTEALNNGNEATAQEALELLIELAGTEPRFLRRQITDVVGSMLQIAEADTLEEGTRHLAIEFVITLAEARERAPGMMRKLPQFISRLFAILMRMLLDIEDDPAWHSAETEDEDAGETSNYSVGQECLDRLSISLGGNTIVPVASEQLSAYLAAPEWQNHHAALIALAQIAEGCQKVMIKNLEQVVAMVLNSFQDPHPRVRWAAINAIGQLSTDLGPDLQVKYHPQVLPALAAAMDDFQNPRVQAHAASAVLNFSENCTPDILTPYLDGIVSKLLVLLQNGKQMVQEGALTALASVADSSQEHFQKYYDAVMPYLKTILLNATDKSNRMLRAKSMECISLVGMAVGKDKFRDDAKQVMDVLMSLQGSQLETDDPTTSYMLQAWARLCKCLGQDFLPYMSVVMPPLLQSAQLKPDVTITSADSDDDAADSDDESMETITLGDKRIGIKTSVLEEKATACNMLCCYADELKEGFFPWIDQVAPTLVPLLKFYFHEEVRKAAVSAMPELLRSAKLAIEKGLAQGRNETYIKQLSDYIVPALVEALHKEPDTEICASMLDALNECLQISGPLLDESQVRSIVDEIKQVITASSSRKRERAERAKAEDFDAEEIELIKEENEQEEEVFDQVGEILGTLIKTFKASFLPFFDELSSYLTPMWGKDKTTEERRIAICIFDDVAEQCREAALKYYDTFLPFVLEACNDENSDVRQAAVYGLGVCAEFGASAFKPLVGEALSRLNVVLQHPNALQAENLMAYDNAVSALGKILAFHRESIDAAQVVPAWLNCLPIKGDLIEAKVVHDQLCSMVERSDQEVLGPNNQYLPKIVAIFAEVLCAGKELATEQTTGRMINLLRQLQQTLPPSTLASTWSSLQPQQQLALQSILSS, from the exons ATCTCATGTCTTCTTCCAACGAGCAACGTTCTCAGGCTGAGCTTCTTTTCAATCTCTGTAAGCAGACCGATCCCGATTCTCTTTCTCTTAAGCTTGCTCACCTTCTTCAGTTTTCTCCTCATCCAGAGGGTAGGGCTATGTCTGCTATTTTGCTCCGAAAACAACTCACTAGGGATGATTCTTATCTATGGCCTCGACTCACTCCGGCGACTCAGGCTTCTCTTAAATCGATTCTCTTGTCTTGTATTCAGCGAGAGGAGGCTAAGTCGATTTCTAAGAAGCTTTGTGATACGGTTTCGGAACTTGCTTCTGGGATTTTGCCAGATAATGGTTGGCCTGAACTTTTGCCGTTTATGTTTCAATGTGTTTCGTCTGATTCTCCTAAGCTTCAAGAATCTGCCTTTTTGATTTTTGCTCAGTTGTCTCAGTACATAGGAGACTCTCTTGTccctcatattaaggaattgCACGCTGTTTTTCTTCACTGTTTGAATTCTTCTTCGAGTTCTGATGTGAAGATTGCTGCTTTGAATGCTGTGATTAATTTCATTCAGTGTTTGTCCAATTCTGGTGACCGTGATAGGTTTCAGGATTTGTTGCCTGCTATGATGAGGACTTTGACTGAGGCTTTGAATAATGGCAATGAGGCTACAGCTCAGGAAGCTCTTGAATTGTTGATTGAGTTGGCTGGAACCGAACCCAGATTTTTGAGGAGGCAGATTACTGATGTGGTTGGGTCCATGTTGCAAATTGCTGAGGCTGACACCCTTGAGGAAGGGACTAGACATTTGGCTATCGAATTTGTCATTACTTTGGCCGAGGCTAGGGAGAGGGCACCTGGAATGATGAGGAAGTTGCCTCAGTTCATTAGCAGATTGTTTGCCATTCTGATGAGAATGCTTTTGGATATTGAGGATGACCCGGCTTGGCATAGTGCTGAGACTGAGGATGAGGATGCTGGTGAAACTAGTAATTACAGTGTTGGACAGGAGTGTTTGGACCGGCTTTCGATTTCTTTGGGTGGAAATACTATTGTCCCTGTTGCTTCCGAGCAGTTGTCTGCTTATTTGGCCGCTCCTGAGTGGCAAAATCACCATGCTGCGTTGATTGCGCTGGCCCAAATTGCTGAGGGATGTCAAAAG GTAATGATCAAGAACTTGGAGCAAGTGGTTGCAATGGTCTTGAACTCGTTCCAAGATCCCCACCCCCGGGTTAGGTGGGCAGCCATCAATGCCATTGGGCAGTTATCTACTGATTTGGGCCCAGATTTGCAAGTTAAATATCATCCCCAGGTGCTGCCAGCACTTGCTGCAGCCATGGACGATTTTCAGAATCCTAGAGTGCAG GCTCATGCTGCTTCAGCAGTGCTCAACTTCAGTGAGAACTGCACTCCAGATATCTTAACCCCTTACTTGGATGGAATCGTAAGCAAGCTGCTTGTACTTCTCCAG AATGGGAAACAAATGGTGCAAGAGGGAGCTTTGACAGCTTTGGCATCAGTTGCTGATTCATCACAG GAGCATTTCCAAAAATACTACGATGCGGTTATGCCTTACCTGAAAACTATTCTGTTGAATGCAACTGACAAATCCAACCGCATGCTACGAGCCAAATCCATGGAGTGCATTAGTTTGGTTGGTATGGCTGTTGGAAAAGATAAGTTCAGGGATGACGCAAAGCAG GTTATGGACGTGCTGATGTCTTTGCAAGGTTCTCAACTAGAGACTGATGATCCAACCACAAGTTATATGCTACAA GCATGGGCTAGACTCTGCAAGTGCTTAGGGCAAGATTTCCTTCCTTACATGTCTGTCGTAATGCCACCATTGCTCCAGTCTGCTCAACTTAAGCCAGATGTAACCATTACTTCTGCAGATTCAGATGATGATGCTGCAGACTCTGATGATGAAAG TATGGAAACAATTACTCTTGGGGACAAACGAATTGGAATCAAGACTAGCGTGTTGGAGGAAAAAGCTACAGCTTGTAATATGTTGTGTTGCTACGCCGACGAGTTGAAGGAAGGATTCTTTCCATGGATTGACCAG gttGCTCCTACTTTAGTTCCGCTTTTGAAATTCTATTTTCACGAAGAAGTTAGGAAAGCTGCTGTATCAG CCATGCCGGAGCTACTGCGTTCAGCAAAATTAGCTATAGAGAAGGGACTTGCTCAAGGTCGAAATGAGACCTATATAAAACAGTTATCTGATTACATAGTTCCGGCTCTGGTGGAAGCATTGCACAAG GAACCTGATACAGAGATTTGTGCAAGTATGTTGGACGCTTTAAATGAATGCTTGCAG aTTTCTGGACCACTATTGGATGAAAGTCAGGTCAGATCTATTGTTGATGAGATAAAGCAGGTCATCACTGCTAGTTCAAGTCGAAAGAGGGAGAGGGCAGAGAGGGCCAAAGCAGAAGATTTTGATGCCGAAGAAATAGAGCTGATTAAGGAGGAAAatgaacaagaggaagaagttTTTGACCAA GTGGGTGAGATATTGGGGACTTTGATCAAAACATTCAAAGCCTCTTTCTTGCCTTTCTTTGATGAGCTGTCATCTTATTTAACACCTATGTGG GGTAAGGACAAGACAACTGAAGAGAGACGGATTGCCATTTGCATTTTTGATGATGTTGCAGAGCAGTGTCGTGAAGCAGCTCTAAA ATATTATGATACCTTCCTCCCATTTGTATTGGAGGCTTGCAATGATGAAAATTCGGATGTTAGACAG GCTGCTGTATATGGGCTTGGTGTGTGTGCAGAGTTTGGTGCATCTGCATTCAAACCTTTGGTTGGAg AGGCACTTTCAAGATTGAATGTTGTTCTCCAGCATCCTAATGCTCTTCAAGCTGAAAATCTGATGGCATATGACAATGCTGTCTCGGCTTTGGGAAAAATTCTTGCTTTTCATCGTGAGAGTATTGATGCAGCTCAG GTTGTTCCAGCTTGGTTGAATTGCTTACCTATAAAAGGTGACTTAATTGAAGCTAAAGTTGTTCACGACCAGCTATGTTCAATGGTTGAGAG GTCAGATCAGGAAGTTTTGGGTCCCAACAACCAATATCTTCCAAAAATAGTTGCAATTTTTGCCGAG GTCTTGTGTGCGGGTAAAGAGCTAGCGACCGAGCAAACCACAGGCAGAATGATCAATTTACTAAGGCAGCTCCAGCAGACTTTACCGCCATCGACCTTGGCCTCAACTTGGTCCTCTTTACAACCACAGCAACAACTTGCACTACAATCCATTCTCTCCTCATAA
- the LOC115695551 gene encoding ethylene-responsive transcription factor RAP2-11 — protein sequence MLSKQAKQKGVSTNKQSKFKERVTTTTTNKVMKNKFVGVRQRPSGKWVAEIKDTTKKIRMWLGTFDTAEEAARAYDEAACLLRGSNTRTNFANRGPTNSQLSLKIRNLLNQKKSLKQSNPTIITTPISPTSVVSVSSNTIKDCFHHNNQNSNSTTLYGSNLVFDGAYKPDMSNCIVEPHQSIMTHFDYTWPFPIGFDHQIPLTHQGMELTNGIDSISSSPTTSQSSTEVEFSDEFGRMKLERQIAASLYAMNGVNEHIDYAYDPTSDAHWDLSAFYQLFCQS from the coding sequence atGTTATCTAAACAAGCCAAACAAAAGGGTGTCTCAACCAACAAACAAAGTAAGTTCAAAGAAAGAGTAACAACAACAACCACTAACAAAGTAATGAAGAACAAATTTGTTGGGGTGAGACAAAGGCCATCAGGAAAATGGGTAGCGGAAATCAAAGACACAACAAAGAAGATTAGGATGTGGTTAGGAACCTTTGACACAGCCGAAGAAGCTGCTCGAGCCTACGATGAGGCTGCGTGTCTTCTTCGTGGTTCAAACACTCGAACCAACTTCGCTAATCGTGGTCCAACGAATTCTCAACTCTCTTTGAAGATTAGAAACCTTCTTAACCAAAAAAAGAGCTTGAAACAAAGCAACCCCACCATCATCACCACCCCAATTAGTCCTACTAGTGTTGTTAGTGTTAGTTCAAATACTATTAAGGATTGTTTTCATCACAATAACCAAAATTCTAACTCAACTACTCTATATGGTAGTAATCTAGTGTTTGATGGTGCATATAAACCTGATATGAGCAATTGCATTGTGGAACCTCATCAGAGTATCATGACTCATTTCGATTACACGTGGCCGTTTCCTATTGGGTTTGATCATCAAATTCCATTAACACATCAAGGAATGGAGTTGACAAATGGGATTGATTCCATATCTTCATCACCAACAACATCACAATCATCAACAGAAGTGGAGTTTAGTGATGAATTTggaagaatgaaattagaaAGGCAAATTGCAGCTTCATTGTATGCAATGAATGGAGTGAATGAACATATTGACTATGCATATGATCCAACTAGTGATGCTCATTGGGATCTTTCTGCTTTTTATCAATTGTTTTGTCAAAGTTAA